From Cronobacter turicensis z3032, the proteins below share one genomic window:
- the nudK gene encoding GDP-mannose pyrophosphatase nudK → MPSVREKVRIIETQTLSDDWYVLKKYTFDYQRRDGQWQRQSREAYDRGNGATILLYNRAERCVILTRQFRLPVFLNGYNTLLTETAAGLLDEADPETRIRAEAEEETGYLVDNVEKVFEAYMSPGSVTEKLYFFIGEYDPARRSGTGGGVADEGEDIEVVKMPIDDALRAVRDGEIVDAKTIMLLQYAALNAIV, encoded by the coding sequence ATGCCATCTGTTCGTGAAAAAGTACGCATCATCGAAACGCAAACCCTGTCAGATGACTGGTATGTGCTGAAAAAATATACCTTTGATTACCAGCGCCGCGACGGTCAGTGGCAGCGCCAGAGCCGCGAAGCCTACGATCGCGGCAACGGCGCCACCATCCTGCTGTATAACCGCGCCGAGCGCTGCGTCATTCTCACCCGCCAGTTTCGGCTGCCAGTTTTCCTCAACGGTTACAATACCTTACTAACCGAAACGGCAGCGGGCCTGCTGGATGAAGCCGATCCCGAAACGCGCATCCGGGCCGAAGCCGAAGAAGAGACCGGCTATCTGGTGGATAACGTCGAGAAAGTGTTTGAAGCCTATATGAGCCCCGGCTCGGTCACGGAAAAACTCTATTTCTTTATCGGCGAATACGATCCGGCGCGGCGGAGCGGCACCGGCGGCGGCGTCGCGGATGAGGGCGAGGATATTGAGGTGGTGAAAATGCCCATTGATGACGCGCTGCGCGCGGTACGCGACGGTGAGATTGTCGATGCCAAAACCATCATGCTGCTGCAATACGCGGCGCTGAACGCGATAGTCTAA